In a genomic window of Aggregatimonas sangjinii:
- a CDS encoding HlyD family secretion protein: MPDKVKIIKLKLRSEEVQEILTTPPSWIVRWGMALIFILTIILILLSFLINYPDFVTAKILVTTKEPTEKIVARYSGSIDKFFVENRDSVQIGQAIAVLKNSAIDTDVYRLKELLDSIGYNIRDFIFPLEVTSKLRLGEIEPSYIEFEKNYIEYSLLKNLKPYENQLSGNRNSLTELKSQMTNQIAQKKILEDEIILRQNEFERHERLFKKGVISNQEYEQKQLDILQTQKSINAMAISISQMREAISGANQSIRTTFINKNKDNTTFLKNLLQAYNTLNRAIGEWEYKYVLSSSINGKISFHEFWGTNQQVNTGDVVFSILPLDKNELVGKLVIPSQNAGKVILGQKVLVKLDNFPYQQYGMLIGEVKNISASPNSEGNYFVYIALSNGTKTSYNKTLPFDQELIGNAEIITENLSIAQRILYKFKDVFKY, translated from the coding sequence ATGCCAGATAAGGTTAAGATTATAAAACTTAAATTACGGTCAGAAGAAGTACAAGAAATTCTGACAACACCACCTTCATGGATTGTACGCTGGGGAATGGCCCTTATCTTTATCTTAACAATTATTCTTATACTACTATCTTTTTTAATAAATTATCCGGACTTTGTAACGGCAAAAATATTGGTAACAACTAAAGAACCGACCGAAAAGATAGTAGCTAGATATTCTGGTTCAATAGATAAATTTTTTGTTGAAAATCGGGACAGCGTCCAAATTGGACAGGCAATCGCAGTTTTGAAAAATTCTGCAATAGATACTGACGTTTATCGACTAAAAGAGCTTCTGGACTCCATTGGCTACAATATAAGAGATTTCATTTTTCCTTTAGAAGTTACATCCAAGCTAAGGCTAGGGGAAATTGAGCCATCATATATTGAATTTGAAAAAAATTATATTGAATATAGTCTACTGAAGAATCTAAAGCCCTACGAAAATCAATTGTCAGGGAATAGAAATTCACTTACAGAACTCAAAAGTCAGATGACAAATCAAATCGCACAAAAAAAAATTTTAGAAGACGAAATTATTTTAAGGCAAAATGAATTTGAACGTCACGAAAGACTATTTAAAAAAGGAGTTATTTCAAATCAAGAGTATGAACAGAAACAATTGGATATTTTACAAACGCAGAAAAGTATAAATGCAATGGCTATTTCAATTTCTCAAATGCGCGAAGCTATATCTGGTGCCAATCAATCCATAAGAACTACATTTATTAACAAAAACAAGGACAATACAACTTTTTTAAAGAACCTCTTGCAAGCCTATAACACCTTAAATCGCGCTATAGGCGAGTGGGAATATAAGTATGTTCTATCATCTTCCATTAACGGTAAAATCAGCTTTCATGAATTTTGGGGAACTAATCAACAGGTAAATACAGGTGATGTTGTATTCTCTATATTACCACTAGATAAGAACGAATTAGTTGGTAAATTGGTCATTCCATCGCAGAATGCTGGTAAAGTGATTCTGGGACAAAAAGTATTAGTCAAATTAGATAATTTCCCGTACCAACAATATGGAATGCTAATTGGCGAGGTAAAGAACATATCCGCCTCACCCAATTCAGAAGGAAATTATTTTGTTTACATAGCTCTTTCAAATGGAACTAAAACATCTTATAACAAAACACTTCCTTTTGACCAAGAACTAATAGGAAACGCAGAAATAATCACAGAAAATTTAAGTATTGCACAACGTATTCTTTATAAATTCAAGGATGTTTTTAAGTATTAA
- the greA gene encoding transcription elongation factor GreA, with product MSNVSYYTPEGLKKLKDELNQLRDVERPKASQAIAEARDKGDLSENAEYDAAKEAQGLLEMRISKMESTLANARLIDESQLDTSKVLILSTVKLKNHNNGMEMKYTLVAESEADLKSGKISVSSPIGRGLLGKKVGDTAEITVPSGTLKFEILEISRS from the coding sequence ATGAGTAACGTATCTTATTATACCCCTGAGGGCCTAAAAAAATTGAAAGACGAACTGAATCAATTAAGGGACGTAGAACGACCGAAGGCATCGCAGGCGATCGCCGAGGCCCGGGACAAGGGCGACCTGTCGGAAAACGCGGAGTATGATGCGGCCAAAGAGGCACAAGGCTTATTGGAAATGCGCATTTCTAAAATGGAAAGTACCTTGGCCAATGCCAGATTGATTGACGAGTCGCAATTAGACACTTCAAAAGTGTTGATTCTGTCCACGGTAAAACTGAAGAACCATAACAATGGAATGGAAATGAAATACACCCTGGTCGCCGAGAGCGAAGCGGATTTAAAAAGCGGAAAAATTTCGGTGAGCTCCCCGATCGGTCGTGGTCTTTTGGGGAAAAAAGTTGGAGATACGGCTGAAATTACCGTGCCTAGCGGCACTTTAAAATTTGAGATTTTAGAGATTTCCAGAAGTTAA
- a CDS encoding HIT family protein gives MPTLFTKIINGEIPCYKIADDENYFAFLDINPNAKGHTLCIPKQETDKLMDLDEETYLGLMRFSRKIGKAIEAAVDCKRVGMTVIGLEVPHVHVHLIPLNEMKQATFQHKEQLTPTEFEEIAEKIRMAIE, from the coding sequence ATGCCAACCCTCTTCACAAAAATCATCAATGGAGAAATACCCTGTTACAAAATAGCGGATGACGAGAACTATTTCGCTTTTCTAGACATTAACCCCAACGCAAAAGGCCACACGCTCTGCATTCCAAAACAAGAAACGGATAAGCTTATGGATTTGGATGAGGAAACCTATTTAGGTCTTATGCGCTTTTCCAGAAAAATCGGAAAGGCAATTGAAGCCGCAGTCGATTGCAAACGAGTAGGTATGACCGTAATCGGATTGGAAGTGCCCCATGTGCACGTTCATCTGATACCCTTGAACGAAATGAAACAGGCCACCTTTCAGCATAAAGAACAACTTACCCCGACCGAATTTGAGGAAATTGCGGAAAAAATCAGGATGGCAATTGAATGA
- a CDS encoding ABC transporter ATP-binding protein, which produces MAKEKLEVIKVAALKCNCPECFNQDLSLSFYQKHRYGKLAHRTTNEVTSQLTCNKCGSDIYPAKWTDDIDRLFDYYKKMVVPEKASVKYTGLFYGLILFLVAAVGAVVYLFYQGIIQLPS; this is translated from the coding sequence ATGGCAAAAGAGAAATTAGAGGTCATCAAAGTGGCAGCGCTAAAATGCAATTGCCCTGAGTGCTTTAACCAAGACTTATCGCTCAGCTTCTATCAAAAGCACAGGTACGGGAAGCTCGCCCACCGCACAACAAATGAGGTAACTAGCCAGCTTACCTGCAATAAATGCGGTTCGGATATCTACCCTGCCAAGTGGACCGATGATATCGACAGACTATTCGATTATTATAAAAAAATGGTAGTCCCGGAAAAAGCCTCGGTGAAATATACCGGCCTTTTTTACGGATTAATTCTATTTCTTGTTGCCGCTGTGGGTGCTGTAGTTTACCTGTTCTATCAAGGCATCATTCAATTGCCATCCTGA
- a CDS encoding sensor histidine kinase codes for MNFNPKSKVSKIVLLITSFVIVSLILWNTNSFFKTFKEEERHKMEIWATAQLELLQSSETAELGNLTLKVFQNNTSTPMILVTKDGAIRTNNIPEEQASDSLYIQRKIKQFESENTPINIDDNGDHLQTLYYGNSEVLNKLKYYPLALLLIILLFGTVIYFFFKTNKASEQNKLWAGMAKETAHQIGTPLSSLLGWNELLKAENINPEITKEIEKDISRLETITERFSKIGSLPSLEEHDIVVETKSAFDYLKLRSSKLVHFSFKSQIDATNVLLNPSLYQWTIENLVKNGIDAMRGKGNIGIEILKDGNLVHILVSDSGQGIPKGNYQTIFNPGVTSKKRGWGLGLSLVKRIVEEYHGGKVKVLSSSKQGTIMQVSLQLIP; via the coding sequence ATGAACTTTAATCCGAAAAGCAAGGTTTCCAAAATTGTTTTATTGATAACATCATTCGTTATCGTAAGTCTGATTTTATGGAATACGAATAGCTTTTTCAAGACTTTTAAGGAAGAGGAACGCCACAAGATGGAAATCTGGGCCACCGCGCAACTAGAATTGTTGCAATCTTCGGAAACCGCCGAACTGGGCAACCTCACCCTGAAGGTTTTTCAGAACAATACCTCGACGCCCATGATATTGGTCACCAAAGATGGTGCCATTAGAACGAACAACATTCCCGAGGAACAGGCCAGCGACTCGCTCTACATCCAAAGAAAAATAAAGCAATTCGAAAGCGAGAACACCCCGATCAACATTGATGATAACGGAGACCATCTACAAACCCTGTACTACGGCAATTCCGAGGTACTCAATAAGCTGAAATACTACCCTTTGGCCCTATTGCTTATCATACTTTTATTCGGTACGGTCATCTACTTTTTCTTTAAGACAAACAAAGCTTCCGAGCAGAACAAACTATGGGCCGGAATGGCAAAAGAAACCGCCCACCAGATCGGAACACCTTTATCATCGCTACTGGGGTGGAACGAACTCTTGAAGGCAGAGAATATCAACCCCGAGATTACCAAAGAAATCGAAAAGGATATTTCTCGATTGGAAACCATAACAGAGCGTTTTTCTAAAATCGGATCACTTCCAAGTCTGGAGGAACACGATATCGTTGTAGAAACCAAAAGTGCCTTTGATTATTTAAAATTGCGCAGCTCAAAATTGGTTCATTTTTCCTTCAAATCACAGATTGATGCGACCAACGTTTTGCTGAATCCGTCGTTATACCAGTGGACCATAGAAAATCTGGTGAAAAATGGTATCGATGCCATGAGGGGAAAGGGAAATATCGGCATTGAAATCTTAAAAGACGGCAATCTCGTACATATTCTTGTATCCGATAGTGGCCAGGGAATACCCAAGGGAAATTACCAGACCATATTCAACCCGGGCGTAACCTCTAAGAAACGGGGCTGGGGGCTCGGTTTAAGCTTGGTGAAAAGAATCGTTGAGGAATATCACGGAGGAAAGGTGAAAGTACTTTCGTCGAGCAAGCAGGGCACGATTATGCAGGTATCTTTACAGCTTATTCCATAA